In the Serinus canaria isolate serCan28SL12 chromosome 22, serCan2020, whole genome shotgun sequence genome, one interval contains:
- the CAMK2B gene encoding calcium/calmodulin-dependent protein kinase type II subunit beta isoform X10, giving the protein MSAAAAGAPLGLVEQAAKSLLNKKADGVKPQTNSTKGSAGVTSPKGTLPPTALEPQSTVIHNPGDGAKESSDSTNTTIEDEDTKARKQEIIKITEQLIEAVNNGDFEAYAALQEQQADPHHHPEPARARYRRGRGVHRLHPPDAVHRRAGPAPHQPVRGDPGLAPPRRQVAERALPRLGGPRGPAAVKSWRWLSWFQPDGDGDGSRGGSRSCGPPSTRPHACPPYPGPAPPSGACVCRKQKDKKKKKNQKIAKMMKTTKKKKKKKKGEKKEKKRGKTHQTHLNPKPPPTPPNPTQPLGHRRGRWGAQPPPLARLCWGGRGVPAPLPAVLMACCCRWWWMLFFGLRFALSCPSPCT; this is encoded by the exons CAGCTAAGAGCTTACTGAACAAGAAGGCGGACGGCGTCAAG ccccagacCAACAGCACCAAAGGCAGCGCCGGCGTCACCAGCCCCAAGGGGACCCTCCCGCCCACCGCTCTG GAGCCTCAAAGTACCGTAATCCATAACCCTGGGGACGGCGCCAAG GAGTCCTCTGACAGCACCAACACCACCATCGAGGACGAGGACACCAAAG CCCGCAAGCAGGAGATCATCAAGATCACGGAGCAGCTCATCGAGGCCGTCAACAACGGCGACTTCGAGGCCTACGC TGCTCTCCAAGAACAACAAGCCGATCCACACCACCATCCTGAACCCGCACGTGCACGTTATCGGCGAGGACGCGGCGTGCATCGCCTACATCCGCCTGACGCAGTACATCGACGCGCAGGGCCGGCCCCGCACCAGCCAGTCCGAGGAGACCCGGGTCTGGCACCGCCGCGACGGCAAGTGGCAGAACGTGCACTTCCACGGCTCGGGGGCCCCCGTGGCCCCGCTGCAGTGAAG AGCTGGCGGTGGCTGTCCTGGTTCCAGCCCGATGGAGACGGCGATGGGAGCCGAGGCGGCAGCCGGAGCTGCGGCCCCCCGAGCACGCGTCCGCATGCCTGTCCCCCCTaccccggccccgctcccccctCCGGTGCCTGTgtttgcagaaaacaaaaagacaaaaaaaaaaaaaaaaaccaaaaaatcgCCAAAATGATGaagaccacaaaaaaaaaaaaaaaaaaaaaaaaaggagaaaaaaaagaaaaaaaaagggggaaaacccaCCAAACCCACCTCAATCCCAAACCCCCACCCACACCCCCAAATCCAACCCAGCCGCTCGGCCACAGGCGAGGGcgctggggggctcagccccccCCCTTGGCCCGTCTCTgctgggggggaaggggggtCCCGGCCCCCCTCCCGGCTGTGCTCATGGCGTGTTGCTGTCGCTGGTGGTGGATGTTGTTCTTTGGGCTCCGCTTtgctctgtcctgccccagcccctgtaCATAG
- the CAMK2B gene encoding calcium/calmodulin-dependent protein kinase type II subunit beta isoform X9: MFFFYVFPLFLLSPLPISLLPPSPLLSLAFLSAFLQAKSLLNKKADGVKPQTNSTKGSAGVTSPKGTLPPTALEPQSTVIHNPGDGAKESSDSTNTTIEDEDTKARKQEIIKITEQLIEAVNNGDFEAYAALQEQQADPHHHPEPARARYRRGRGVHRLHPPDAVHRRAGPAPHQPVRGDPGLAPPRRQVAERALPRLGGPRGPAAVKSWRWLSWFQPDGDGDGSRGGSRSCGPPSTRPHACPPYPGPAPPSGACVCRKQKDKKKKKNQKIAKMMKTTKKKKKKKKGEKKEKKRGKTHQTHLNPKPPPTPPNPTQPLGHRRGRWGAQPPPLARLCWGGRGVPAPLPAVLMACCCRWWWMLFFGLRFALSCPSPCT, encoded by the exons TCCAAG CTAAGAGCTTACTGAACAAGAAGGCGGACGGCGTCAAG ccccagacCAACAGCACCAAAGGCAGCGCCGGCGTCACCAGCCCCAAGGGGACCCTCCCGCCCACCGCTCTG GAGCCTCAAAGTACCGTAATCCATAACCCTGGGGACGGCGCCAAG GAGTCCTCTGACAGCACCAACACCACCATCGAGGACGAGGACACCAAAG CCCGCAAGCAGGAGATCATCAAGATCACGGAGCAGCTCATCGAGGCCGTCAACAACGGCGACTTCGAGGCCTACGC TGCTCTCCAAGAACAACAAGCCGATCCACACCACCATCCTGAACCCGCACGTGCACGTTATCGGCGAGGACGCGGCGTGCATCGCCTACATCCGCCTGACGCAGTACATCGACGCGCAGGGCCGGCCCCGCACCAGCCAGTCCGAGGAGACCCGGGTCTGGCACCGCCGCGACGGCAAGTGGCAGAACGTGCACTTCCACGGCTCGGGGGCCCCCGTGGCCCCGCTGCAGTGAAG AGCTGGCGGTGGCTGTCCTGGTTCCAGCCCGATGGAGACGGCGATGGGAGCCGAGGCGGCAGCCGGAGCTGCGGCCCCCCGAGCACGCGTCCGCATGCCTGTCCCCCCTaccccggccccgctcccccctCCGGTGCCTGTgtttgcagaaaacaaaaagacaaaaaaaaaaaaaaaaaccaaaaaatcgCCAAAATGATGaagaccacaaaaaaaaaaaaaaaaaaaaaaaaaggagaaaaaaaagaaaaaaaaagggggaaaacccaCCAAACCCACCTCAATCCCAAACCCCCACCCACACCCCCAAATCCAACCCAGCCGCTCGGCCACAGGCGAGGGcgctggggggctcagccccccCCCTTGGCCCGTCTCTgctgggggggaaggggggtCCCGGCCCCCCTCCCGGCTGTGCTCATGGCGTGTTGCTGTCGCTGGTGGTGGATGTTGTTCTTTGGGCTCCGCTTtgctctgtcctgccccagcccctgtaCATAG
- the CAMK2B gene encoding calcium/calmodulin-dependent protein kinase type II subunit beta isoform X11 yields MSAAAAGAPLGLVEQAKSLLNKKADGVKPQTNSTKGSAGVTSPKGTLPPTALEPQSTVIHNPGDGAKESSDSTNTTIEDEDTKARKQEIIKITEQLIEAVNNGDFEAYAALQEQQADPHHHPEPARARYRRGRGVHRLHPPDAVHRRAGPAPHQPVRGDPGLAPPRRQVAERALPRLGGPRGPAAVKSWRWLSWFQPDGDGDGSRGGSRSCGPPSTRPHACPPYPGPAPPSGACVCRKQKDKKKKKNQKIAKMMKTTKKKKKKKKGEKKEKKRGKTHQTHLNPKPPPTPPNPTQPLGHRRGRWGAQPPPLARLCWGGRGVPAPLPAVLMACCCRWWWMLFFGLRFALSCPSPCT; encoded by the exons CTAAGAGCTTACTGAACAAGAAGGCGGACGGCGTCAAG ccccagacCAACAGCACCAAAGGCAGCGCCGGCGTCACCAGCCCCAAGGGGACCCTCCCGCCCACCGCTCTG GAGCCTCAAAGTACCGTAATCCATAACCCTGGGGACGGCGCCAAG GAGTCCTCTGACAGCACCAACACCACCATCGAGGACGAGGACACCAAAG CCCGCAAGCAGGAGATCATCAAGATCACGGAGCAGCTCATCGAGGCCGTCAACAACGGCGACTTCGAGGCCTACGC TGCTCTCCAAGAACAACAAGCCGATCCACACCACCATCCTGAACCCGCACGTGCACGTTATCGGCGAGGACGCGGCGTGCATCGCCTACATCCGCCTGACGCAGTACATCGACGCGCAGGGCCGGCCCCGCACCAGCCAGTCCGAGGAGACCCGGGTCTGGCACCGCCGCGACGGCAAGTGGCAGAACGTGCACTTCCACGGCTCGGGGGCCCCCGTGGCCCCGCTGCAGTGAAG AGCTGGCGGTGGCTGTCCTGGTTCCAGCCCGATGGAGACGGCGATGGGAGCCGAGGCGGCAGCCGGAGCTGCGGCCCCCCGAGCACGCGTCCGCATGCCTGTCCCCCCTaccccggccccgctcccccctCCGGTGCCTGTgtttgcagaaaacaaaaagacaaaaaaaaaaaaaaaaaccaaaaaatcgCCAAAATGATGaagaccacaaaaaaaaaaaaaaaaaaaaaaaaaggagaaaaaaaagaaaaaaaaagggggaaaacccaCCAAACCCACCTCAATCCCAAACCCCCACCCACACCCCCAAATCCAACCCAGCCGCTCGGCCACAGGCGAGGGcgctggggggctcagccccccCCCTTGGCCCGTCTCTgctgggggggaaggggggtCCCGGCCCCCCTCCCGGCTGTGCTCATGGCGTGTTGCTGTCGCTGGTGGTGGATGTTGTTCTTTGGGCTCCGCTTtgctctgtcctgccccagcccctgtaCATAG